From Pseudanabaena sp. PCC 6802, one genomic window encodes:
- a CDS encoding nitrate reductase associated protein has translation MNDLFNFEADFVESLRCIPMQVRFKLDTCGIKLKLAEWHKFSRAQRQLLVDMPCKTQPEVQNYHQFLQDLIRECTGDRATPLTIDPEPAWEDAQNIPAEVQAKLQEVGAVLSPAQWAGLLPLQRFVLIKLSRSSHENSNFVPALKEFQLLL, from the coding sequence ATGAACGATCTATTTAACTTTGAAGCTGACTTTGTGGAATCGCTGCGTTGCATTCCAATGCAAGTGCGGTTTAAGTTAGATACCTGCGGCATCAAGCTCAAACTAGCAGAATGGCATAAATTTAGCCGCGCCCAGCGCCAACTTTTAGTAGACATGCCCTGCAAGACTCAACCAGAGGTGCAAAACTACCATCAGTTCCTCCAGGATTTGATACGGGAATGTACTGGCGATCGCGCCACCCCGCTAACCATCGATCCTGAGCCTGCCTGGGAAGACGCGCAAAATATCCCTGCGGAAGTGCAGGCAAAATTACAAGAAGTAGGGGCAGTACTTTCCCCAGCACAGTGGGCAGGTCTGCTGCCTTTACAACGGTTTGTCTTGATTAAGCTCAGTCGTTCCAGCCACGAGAATAGTAACTTCGTGCCTGCCCTTAAGGAATTTCAGCTTTTGTTGTAG
- a CDS encoding serine/threonine-protein kinase, producing the protein MDIYCTRPGCPKPLNSFADLDTSGTIKTITQKFCTSCGMPLILGGRYITEKPLARGGFGATFTAVDRYTPSMRRCVVKQLLPIGLNPKQMQFAKELFEREGTVLDRLGGHPQIPDLLAFFEVQAPSRSPANPDQFFYLVQEFIDGLTLEQVVEQHGALKEDEVLEIMTSLLPVLQFVHESNSIHRDIKPSNIMVRPQDGRYFLLDFGAVKLVTAAAAGQKSTGIFTPGFAAPEQMRSDAVFPSTDLYAFAVTCIYLLTAMQPEDLFDPATNSWNWRSHVVVSSQLANILNKMLANAPSDRFSSAAEVLAVLTGSQQAVSPTPSKPIAPTAPSTPPISIIPSNPQPTPNPQPPAPVARQVPHPRPVRPPSPPLVLPPLGNQLFAAFLMGFEGMALGIIAHSVGLALIGPFSYAILAGVMLAFLWLRSSQIMDNKDLLFLVGITALLLWLSKIFLNWATPPLPDMFLLAAIAGFATVAIITLFRLVYQTIYSLL; encoded by the coding sequence GTGGATATCTATTGCACCCGTCCTGGCTGCCCTAAGCCGCTTAACTCGTTTGCCGATCTCGATACTAGCGGCACGATTAAAACTATTACGCAAAAGTTTTGTACTAGCTGTGGTATGCCACTCATCCTCGGCGGTCGGTATATTACAGAGAAACCTCTAGCCAGGGGTGGGTTTGGCGCAACTTTTACCGCAGTCGATCGCTACACGCCTTCGATGCGGCGCTGCGTGGTGAAGCAACTGTTGCCGATCGGGTTAAATCCCAAGCAAATGCAATTTGCCAAAGAATTATTCGAGCGTGAAGGTACAGTACTGGATCGGTTGGGCGGGCACCCCCAAATTCCTGACTTACTAGCTTTTTTTGAGGTGCAAGCACCATCGCGCAGTCCCGCCAATCCCGATCAGTTTTTTTATCTGGTACAGGAATTTATTGACGGGCTGACATTAGAGCAGGTAGTAGAGCAGCACGGCGCACTGAAAGAAGACGAAGTATTGGAGATTATGACTAGCCTGCTTCCTGTTTTGCAGTTCGTCCATGAAAGCAACTCTATTCACCGCGATATCAAACCCTCGAATATTATGGTGCGCCCGCAGGATGGCAGATATTTCCTGCTTGATTTTGGAGCGGTGAAGTTGGTGACCGCAGCAGCGGCAGGGCAGAAATCTACAGGTATCTTTACCCCAGGGTTCGCGGCACCGGAACAAATGCGGAGCGATGCAGTTTTTCCTTCTACCGACTTGTATGCATTTGCAGTCACCTGCATTTATCTGCTCACGGCCATGCAACCTGAGGATCTATTCGATCCGGCCACGAATAGCTGGAACTGGCGATCGCATGTAGTTGTAAGTTCGCAACTTGCCAATATCTTAAATAAGATGTTAGCCAATGCCCCCAGCGATCGCTTCAGTTCGGCAGCGGAAGTATTAGCTGTCCTAACTGGCTCTCAGCAAGCAGTTTCACCTACTCCATCTAAACCAATTGCCCCCACAGCCCCCTCTACTCCTCCAATTTCCATCATCCCCTCTAACCCCCAACCAACCCCCAACCCCCAACCCCCAGCCCCCGTCGCTCGCCAGGTACCGCATCCTCGCCCAGTTCGGCCTCCATCGCCACCCTTGGTTTTACCACCTCTGGGCAATCAGCTATTCGCTGCTTTTCTGATGGGATTTGAGGGAATGGCATTGGGGATTATTGCCCATAGCGTCGGCTTAGCTTTAATCGGCCCATTTAGCTATGCCATCCTGGCTGGAGTAATGCTGGCATTTCTGTGGCTGCGCTCCAGTCAGATTATGGATAACAAGGATTTGCTATTTCTAGTTGGGATCACCGCACTTTTGTTGTGGCTGAGTAAGATATTTCTCAACTGGGCAACCCCACCTTTACCAGATATGTTTCTATTAGCTGCGATCGCGGGGTTTGCTACAGTAGCGATTATTACTTTATTCCGTCTGGTCTACCAGACCATCTACAGTCTGCTGTGA